A window of Syntrophaceae bacterium genomic DNA:
GCAGAACTTTCTGTCTCAGATCGGCAAGGCCATCGAGCCGCGCGACATCGCGGCGGTTGCGCTCAAGGCCCTCTTCTTCGGCGCGGGGATCACCGTGATCTCGCTGCACTACGGCCTGGCGGTCCGCAGCGGCATCACGGAGCTCCCCGTGGCGACGTCGAGGGGGGCCGTGGCATGCCTTTTTTACTGCCTGGCGGTGAATTTCGCGCTCTTTGCCGCCCTGTTCCTGTAGGTTCCCCATGGCGCTGATCGAGCTCAGAGATTACGCGCACACGCCCACGGGCCGGGGGAAGGGGCTGGAGAAGTTCTCCTTCACGCTCGCGCCGGGCGACGCCTACAGCCTGCACGCCGACCGGATCGACGACGCCCATCTCTTCCTGCGGGCCCTGGCGACCCTCGAGCCTCCGGAGGAGGGGAGCTACCGGTTCAACGGCGAGGAAGTGGATTTCACGAGACGCCGGCGGCTCCTGGCCGTCCGCAGGAAGATCGGCTACCTCGGCGTCGATGCCGCCCTGATCAGCAACCGATCGCTGAGAACGAACCTGCTGCTCGGCCGGTACTTCCACGAGAACAGGCTCGATCTGACCCTGAGCGAGGACGTGCTTTCCCTGTGCCGTCTTTTCGGCATCGAGGAAAAGCTCGACCTCCGCCCCGCGCAGGTTGCGCCGGAAGATGCCCGGGCGGCCGTGATCGTCCGGGAGATGACGAAGGGGGCCGAGGTGTTTCTCATCGAGCAGGCCTTCGTCGCCCTGCCGCGCCTGGCGGCGGAGCTCTACATCGGGATGATCCGGGAGAGGGTCGATTCGGGTGTCCCCTGTGTCTACTATGCCGGGCTGACAGAGTACGACCGCCTGTTCAAGAAGCGGGACATCTACATCCGGGAGGGCGTCCTGAGCGTCGTCTGAGCGCCGTCCCGTTTGGGGGAGTCATGGAACTGAAATTCAGCGGCATGGATCGCGTCGTCGGCATCTTCATCATCGCCGTCGTCGCCCTCATGGTAGGCTCCGTGGTCCTCCTCGGCAGGGGCAAGGACTGGTTCCGGCCGACGGTGACGTACTACGCGCTGTTCAAGGAGAATTACAATTTGTCCCCGGGCTCGCCCGTGAAGCTCTACAAGGCCGAGATCGGGAAGGTGAAGGACGTCACGCTCGTCGGGGACGCCGTCCGCGTGCGGCTCTCCATCTTCGATGAGTTCCGCAACCGGTTCCGGGAAGACACGGTGGTGACCGTCGAGAGCCCCACCCTCATCGGGTCCGAATACGTGGCCGTGCGGCCGGGCAAGCCCGAGAGCCGGCTCATCGAGCCCGAGGGGACGGTCAAATCCGAGGAGAAGAGGACCCTCTCGGAGATCCTGGCGGAGTACGAGGTGGAGGAGACGGCCAAGCGCCTGACGGAAACCATCCGGAACCTCGCCGACATCGTCGAGGAACTGCGGGATCCCGAGGGGCCGCTGTTCCGGTCCCTGAACAGCATCGAGAGAAACCTGAAAAACGTGGAAGCCGTCACGAACGATCTCCGGGAAGGCAAGGGGACGGCGGGACGGCTCCTGCGCTCCGAGGAGCTCATCGACCGGCTCAACACGTCGATGGAGCGGCTGGACAACGTGCTGCAGGGCCTCGAGGGAGCCGCGCCCGAGGTGACGGCGAACCTGAAGGAGAGCATGGAGAAGATCCGGGAGATCACGGTCAATCTCGAGAGGGGAAGCCGCGACGTGCCCGCCGTCATCCGGACGACGAAGAGAGGCGTCGAGGAGATCCGGGAGGGTCTCGACGAGATCAACCGCGTCGTGCAGGCAATCCAGAAAAACCCCCTGGTTCGCGGGAATCTCCCCCCGAAACCCGAGGGGAAAGATCTCGACGCCGGCCTGAGGAAGTGAGACAGCCATGAAAACGGTCCACTGCTGCCTGTTGTCCGTCCTGGTGATCCTCGCGGCGTCCTGCGGCGGGAAGAAGGACGCCGTGGTGCCCAGGCACGTCAGCGCCGGCGCCGAGCAGATCGCCAAGGGGATGCCCTTTTCCGAGCGGGGCTGCTACGCCAGGGCCCTGGAGCATTTCTCCCGTGCCCAGGAACTCTGCACCGCCGTCGGGGACAGCCGCTGCATGGCCATGAGCGCGAACAACATCGGTGTCGCCTACCGTGCCATGGGGGAGGCCGGGGCGGCCATCCCCTTCTTCGAGGATGCCCTGCGCCTCTACAGGCGCCTCGGGGACCCGGGACACGTGCGGCAGACGCTGTCGAACCTGGCGGCTGCGCAGGTCGACGCGGGGGATTACGCATCGGCCGGGAAGAACATCGACGAGGTCCTGGGGATCGAGGCCCCGCCCAAGCCCTTCGTCCCCGCCATGACGGTGAAGGGGATCCTGCTGGCCAGGCAGGGGGACCTCAAAGGGGCCGAGGCGACGCTGCGGGAAGCGCTCGGCGAGATCCGCCGCAGAGACCCGGAAGGCGGGGCGGCGGCCCATTCCGCGATGGGCGAGGTTCTCCTCGGGCAGGCCCGCTACGGCGAGGCCGTCCCCTTTTTTGAGAAGGCTCTTGCCCTCGACCGCAAGGCGGGGTTCTACAGGGGGATCGCCGACGGCTTCGCCGCCCTGGGCCTCTGCCACGCCGGTATGAAAGACGACGTCTCGGCCGTGCATGCCTGGGAGCAGAGCGTGCGGATCTACGCCCTGCTGGGCATGCAGGAAAAGGTCAAGTCGACGATGGCGCTGCTGGAGGAGGCGGCAAAACGCTCGAACCGCGACATCGGGCTCACCCGTGCCCTCGCGGAGCGCTGGCTCAGGGGGGAGATGACGGGGAGCCTCTGCGAGTGATGCCGCAGGCGACTCGTCTCTCCCGCGACCCACTCCTCCGGTATTCCAATATTCCAACCCACACGAGGAAGCCATGGACGTCTTCGGCCTCGGCCAGTGTTCCCTCGACTACCTCGGGCGGATCCCCGCCTGGCCCGAACCGGACACGAAGCGCGAGTTTTTCGACATGGTCATCCAGGGGGGCGGGCCCGTTGCCACGGCCCTCGTCGCCCTGTCGCGCTGGGGGCTCGCCTGCCATCTTGCGGGCGTCACAGGCGACGATCCCTTCGGGCGGCAGATCGCCCGG
This region includes:
- a CDS encoding MCE family protein, translated to MELKFSGMDRVVGIFIIAVVALMVGSVVLLGRGKDWFRPTVTYYALFKENYNLSPGSPVKLYKAEIGKVKDVTLVGDAVRVRLSIFDEFRNRFREDTVVTVESPTLIGSEYVAVRPGKPESRLIEPEGTVKSEEKRTLSEILAEYEVEETAKRLTETIRNLADIVEELRDPEGPLFRSLNSIERNLKNVEAVTNDLREGKGTAGRLLRSEELIDRLNTSMERLDNVLQGLEGAAPEVTANLKESMEKIREITVNLERGSRDVPAVIRTTKRGVEEIREGLDEINRVVQAIQKNPLVRGNLPPKPEGKDLDAGLRK
- a CDS encoding tetratricopeptide repeat protein — protein: MKTVHCCLLSVLVILAASCGGKKDAVVPRHVSAGAEQIAKGMPFSERGCYARALEHFSRAQELCTAVGDSRCMAMSANNIGVAYRAMGEAGAAIPFFEDALRLYRRLGDPGHVRQTLSNLAAAQVDAGDYASAGKNIDEVLGIEAPPKPFVPAMTVKGILLARQGDLKGAEATLREALGEIRRRDPEGGAAAHSAMGEVLLGQARYGEAVPFFEKALALDRKAGFYRGIADGFAALGLCHAGMKDDVSAVHAWEQSVRIYALLGMQEKVKSTMALLEEAAKRSNRDIGLTRALAERWLRGEMTGSLCE